Genomic DNA from Pungitius pungitius chromosome 12, fPunPun2.1, whole genome shotgun sequence:
TAGGCACAGCTTTCTCGGGGTGATCCACTTGCATTCTCTTCCGTCCAATATaactgtaaaaaagaaatagaaCGGCGGAGTGAGAACCACTTGCAAACGTTGCCATGGAGGACTTCTGCGGGAAGCATAAGCTCACATGAGATCCCAGTccaatccctcctcctccacctccctcatcAAGTTCATCAAGCGCCGCTTGAAGAAGATTTCAAAGCGCAGGTCGTCTTCAATCACAAGGGAGGTGTGCAGGCGTCGCTCCACAATCTAAGGACAGACACAGCTTTATCAAACGCTCCAGCAACTCTGTGGTTCACAAACACTCAAATGGCTTGCTTTTGGGGTCCACCTCTTTCCAGATGTTATAGTGGGAAAGGAAGCATCCCAGCTCTCCCTTTGTCAGTGGGCGACCATGATAGGGATCTTTATATCCAGGGAGCATGTGGATGCCCATAGCATGAATTTCACTGATATTTGTTGCTctgaaaatgacacaaatgaaCAAATTTGACCCAATGGTCAATAAAAAAGGGCAGATATGCTACATCACCGAGTAAAAATGGTTAAACAAAGCAAACGTACTTTCCGTCTACAGCTGCAATGACCTTACAGTCAATCCTCTGCTCGTACAAAGCCCTCATCATACGTTGTCTGCGGTCGGTCCGCCTCTGCAGGTTTATCATGAACACCTGCAAGAAGACCACAAATATGATAatatggaaaatgaaaaagatttcAGGAGACGGCGGCAGGATTTCAAGGATGGATAGGGGGACATTTTTGCAGACTCCATCTTCACACCACTCGATACTCACCTCATCAAAGCCCAGTTTGTCAGGTTGTTTTCTAGGTACACGTATGTATTTGGAAGGCATCACTGGGGGATTTCGCACTGCACAGCGAGAGGGAAGATGGATGCAAAAAATGGTGTAAATGACACATAGGAACCCTGCTTGTAGTTGTCATTAGGTGAAAGAGTGGGAAGTAGAATACAGGCTTCAAACTTATGGAAAAGATAGAAAGTCACATGCAGAATTAAAGCCTTCAGGTTGAATGCAAGCTACGTACCATTAACATCCAGCAGGGAGTGCAAGAAGCTGTCAGCTTCATCTTGCAAAGTATTGTGGGATCGCAGTGGCACAGGGAAGTAACCATAGGTCTCTTTATTACATACAAACATTTGAACATCTGTAGAGAGAAGAGGGGGCAAATGTGTCAATATCAAGGTCACAATATTTAGGTGGTAAAGGCTGTAGAGAAATGTGTTAAGCATTTTATTCTAACATACCTGCCATCCGAGCGGAGAACGCaaacacaatgatgtcatcaaagGCCCAGCTGTATTCTGCGTGTGGCGGGTGAAAGGCCAGCTGCCTGGACGCTTCTTTCCTGAGGTCTATCAGGAAAGTGGAGTGCACCATGGGAACTGCAAAACAGCCCTTGCGCAACTGCTTTCTTATGGGTATGTAGGCGGGAGTGCGCTTATAGTAACCCTGAAGATGAATTCAAACGCATTCAATATTGAATTGTTTAAAAAGCACTTCCTCCACCAGCACTCACACCTAATCCGCAGCACAATACCTGAGAGGTCATTCCACACCAGAAGTTTGAATAGGCTGCACGGGATTCAAGCATGGGTGCGACGATGGTCTTGTTCTCTTGCATGAGCTTCCAGAGCACATCGGGGTTGGTGAGGAGGTTATCGCAGTCCGCCAACTACACAGGGAGGTCAATTGCAAAATAGGTTTGTGGATAGTCAAAGAAGAGCGCAACATATAATGACTCAGGACACAAGGGTTGGATGGAGAACTTA
This window encodes:
- the colgalt1a gene encoding procollagen galactosyltransferase 1, producing the protein MLGLACLPAALLALLLSGCAPARAYFAEERWSPESPLLAPRLFLALICRNAEHSLPYFLGTIERLNYPKERMALWVATDHNKDNTTAILRDWLVKMQSLYHNVEWRPKEEPQHYRNEDGPKQWTDLRYEHVMKLRQVAMDSARERWADYFMLADCDNLLTNPDVLWKLMQENKTIVAPMLESRAAYSNFWCGMTSQGYYKRTPAYIPIRKQLRKGCFAVPMVHSTFLIDLRKEASRQLAFHPPHAEYSWAFDDIIVFAFSARMADVQMFVCNKETYGYFPVPLRSHNTLQDEADSFLHSLLDVNVRNPPVMPSKYIRVPRKQPDKLGFDEVFMINLQRRTDRRQRMMRALYEQRIDCKVIAAVDGKATNISEIHAMGIHMLPGYKDPYHGRPLTKGELGCFLSHYNIWKEIVERRLHTSLVIEDDLRFEIFFKRRLMNLMREVEEEGLDWDLIYIGRKRMQVDHPEKAVPNIHSLVEADYSYWTLGYMISLQGAEKLMKAEPLKKILPVDEFLPIMYNKHPVPAYMEHFETRDLKAFSAEPLLVYPTHYTGDQGYVSDTETSTVWDNDKVRTDWDRARSGKTGEQAEISTEAQNSDVLQSALDSTARDEL